One part of the Thermodesulfobacterium commune DSM 2178 genome encodes these proteins:
- a CDS encoding CoB--CoM heterodisulfide reductase iron-sulfur subunit B family protein: MKRVGLFLGCNIPLRRPDIEYSMRYLLKELGVEVVDLEGATCCPAFGTMPSVDLVGWCVGSAWNMAIAEGKGLEVMVTGCGSCYGSLNEARYHMEKHPEIKEKVNEILGSVGMRYEGKVKVYNIYNYIYDFIGLEELRKAVKYPLNGMVCGVQVGCHNLWPSKAYPANDENTFQPRRLREICEALGGVAPWYSMMTDCCGMGALGSLARDKSWSLFKKKASKMIEEINPEVFVTGCSSCLLRFDNDQAQMKKEGVIDFEVPAVHVAQLVALALGAEPEKAVGLAEVPVDKVVEKIRAGGK; the protein is encoded by the coding sequence ATGAAGAGGGTAGGATTGTTTTTAGGATGTAACATACCGTTGAGGAGGCCGGATATAGAGTATTCGATGAGGTATTTGTTGAAGGAGTTGGGGGTGGAGGTAGTGGATTTAGAGGGAGCGACATGTTGTCCGGCGTTTGGGACGATGCCATCGGTGGATTTAGTGGGGTGGTGTGTGGGATCAGCGTGGAACATGGCGATAGCAGAGGGTAAGGGATTAGAGGTGATGGTAACGGGGTGTGGTAGTTGTTATGGGAGTTTGAATGAGGCGAGATATCACATGGAGAAGCATCCTGAGATAAAGGAGAAGGTTAACGAGATACTGGGAAGTGTGGGTATGAGGTATGAGGGGAAGGTGAAGGTGTACAACATATACAATTATATATATGATTTTATTGGGTTAGAGGAGTTGAGGAAGGCGGTGAAGTATCCGTTGAATGGGATGGTATGTGGGGTGCAGGTAGGGTGTCACAATTTATGGCCGAGCAAGGCGTATCCGGCGAATGATGAGAATACGTTTCAGCCGAGGAGGTTGAGGGAGATATGTGAGGCGTTAGGAGGGGTAGCGCCGTGGTATAGCATGATGACAGATTGTTGTGGTATGGGTGCGTTGGGTAGTTTAGCGAGGGACAAGTCTTGGAGTTTGTTTAAGAAGAAGGCGAGTAAGATGATAGAGGAGATAAATCCTGAGGTATTTGTGACGGGGTGTAGTAGTTGTTTGTTGAGGTTTGACAACGATCAGGCTCAGATGAAGAAGGAGGGGGTAATAGATTTTGAGGTACCGGCGGTGCATGTGGCGCAGTTGGTTGCGTTGGCGTTGGGGGCGGAGCCGGAGAAGGCGGTAGGTTTGGCAGAGGTGCCAGTAGACAAGGTGGTAGAAAAAATAAGAGCAGGAGGTAAGTGA
- a CDS encoding hydrogenase iron-sulfur subunit, producing MSWEPKIVVIACNWCTYAAADLAGSLRYSYPPTAYIVRVPCSGRVEPEFIVEALKTGADAVLVGGUPPGDCHYRSGNYKALRRFKLLKRVLEELGVEGDRVRLEWISGSEGKKFADIITEMDAKVRELGPNPMKGV from the coding sequence ATGAGTTGGGAGCCAAAGATAGTGGTTATAGCTTGTAACTGGTGTACCTATGCTGCGGCAGACCTGGCAGGTAGTTTAAGATATAGTTATCCACCTACAGCATATATAGTAAGGGTTCCCTGTAGTGGTAGGGTAGAGCCTGAGTTTATAGTAGAGGCTTTAAAAACAGGAGCAGACGCTGTGTTAGTGGGTGGCTGACCTCCTGGGGACTGTCATTACCGGTCAGGTAATTACAAGGCATTGAGGCGTTTTAAGCTTTTGAAGAGGGTGTTAGAGGAGTTGGGAGTGGAAGGAGACAGGGTGAGGCTTGAGTGGATATCAGGTAGTGAGGGTAAGAAGTTTGCGGACATAATAACGGAGATGGATGCCAAGGTAAGGGAACTAGGACCAAATCCAATGAAGGGGGTATAG
- a CDS encoding NADH-quinone oxidoreductase subunit B family protein produces the protein MSKPKLAYYLAGGCAGCDISLVDLADFLVDVVSAVDIVFFAPTLVDVKYKDFEALPDGSVDVGLLTGNIRNKEHEHMAKVMRAKCKVLIAYGICASLGGIKGLVNLYSNQELLEKAYRDTFSTDNPTGELPSPKYVVDGKYELELPELTEARTLDQVVEVDYYIGGCPPHYEHVKAALVALLEGKLPPRGSWITMGHAVCEVCSRNPVLRGEKKKPVLEVRRVIEGGVEEEACLLEAGYLCLGPVTQGDCGASCLKVNVPCRGCGGPIPGVRDYGLRAISAIASALENEELVDRIEDPVRLFYRYSLPGSMIGKRLGK, from the coding sequence ATGAGTAAGCCTAAGTTAGCATATTACCTGGCAGGAGGATGTGCAGGTTGTGATATAAGTTTGGTAGATTTAGCTGATTTTTTGGTGGATGTGGTTAGTGCGGTGGACATAGTGTTTTTTGCGCCTACACTTGTGGATGTGAAGTATAAGGATTTTGAGGCATTGCCAGATGGGTCGGTGGATGTGGGTTTGTTGACAGGTAACATAAGGAACAAGGAACATGAGCATATGGCGAAGGTGATGAGGGCGAAGTGTAAGGTGTTGATAGCGTATGGTATATGTGCGAGTTTAGGTGGTATCAAGGGTTTGGTTAATTTGTATAGTAATCAGGAGTTGTTGGAGAAGGCGTATAGGGATACGTTTAGTACAGACAATCCTACAGGGGAGTTACCGAGTCCCAAGTATGTGGTAGATGGGAAGTATGAGTTGGAGTTGCCGGAGTTGACGGAGGCCAGAACGTTGGATCAGGTGGTGGAGGTGGATTATTACATAGGAGGGTGTCCGCCGCATTATGAGCATGTGAAGGCGGCGTTGGTTGCGTTGTTAGAGGGTAAGTTACCGCCGAGGGGTAGTTGGATAACGATGGGGCATGCGGTGTGTGAGGTATGTTCGAGGAACCCTGTGTTGAGGGGGGAGAAGAAGAAGCCTGTATTAGAGGTTAGGAGGGTGATAGAAGGGGGAGTAGAGGAGGAGGCATGTTTGCTTGAGGCGGGGTATTTGTGTTTAGGTCCTGTTACACAGGGAGACTGTGGAGCGAGTTGTTTGAAGGTGAACGTGCCGTGTAGGGGATGTGGAGGGCCGATACCAGGGGTAAGGGATTATGGTTTGAGGGCGATAAGTGCGATAGCGAGTGCATTGGAAAACGAGGAGTTGGTAGACAGGATAGAGGACCCTGTGAGGTTGTTTTACCGGTATAGTTTGCCAGGGTCTATGATAGGGAAGAGGCTTGGAAAGTAG
- a CDS encoding Ni/Fe hydrogenase subunit alpha produces MQRIEINPMTRLEGHGKITIFLDDKGNVDNAFLQVVEFMGYEKFLIGMPIEEVPRTVSTICGVURGVHFMASLKAADEVYGVKPTETARKLRELFYYAHYVEDHMEIIYALGLPDFVCGPTASPAERNLVGLIMKVGVDVGRDVLKKRFAAVRIFEILGGRPSHPVAAIPGGWSKRLKEEERQEILRYADECVELAKFTLKAFKDLVLSNPQYVELIKGDIYKVVTNYLGTVDEAGKVTYYDGTQVFVDTKGNEIGRFSGKEYLEWIAERTLPWSYQKAPYIKKLGWKGIVDGEGTSLYSVGPLARFNVGNGFDTPGAQEAYEEMVEFFGGKPVHNILGYHWARAIELLHCAEKVKELASDESITAPDVRQELGEALGEGVGIVEAARGTLIHHYKTDSKGIVTDANIIVATTHNKGPMNIAIKRAAENFIKEGKVDEGILNLVEIAYRPYDLCFACSTHTLPGKLPVQIDIYTKDGELVKSLRNFK; encoded by the coding sequence ATGCAGAGGATAGAGATAAATCCCATGACAAGGCTTGAGGGTCATGGGAAGATAACGATATTTTTGGATGACAAGGGTAATGTAGACAATGCCTTTTTACAGGTAGTAGAGTTTATGGGATATGAGAAGTTTTTGATAGGTATGCCTATAGAGGAGGTGCCAAGGACAGTAAGCACGATCTGTGGCGTCTGAAGGGGTGTACATTTTATGGCCTCGTTGAAGGCCGCAGATGAGGTATATGGGGTAAAGCCTACGGAGACGGCGAGGAAGTTGAGGGAGTTGTTTTATTATGCGCATTATGTAGAGGACCACATGGAGATCATATATGCGTTGGGGTTGCCTGATTTTGTTTGTGGGCCTACGGCATCTCCAGCAGAGAGGAACTTGGTTGGGTTGATTATGAAGGTGGGAGTTGATGTAGGAAGAGATGTTTTGAAGAAGAGATTTGCTGCTGTTAGGATCTTTGAGATCCTTGGAGGAAGGCCAAGCCATCCAGTGGCAGCGATACCCGGGGGATGGAGCAAGAGGCTGAAGGAGGAGGAAAGGCAGGAGATACTGAGGTATGCGGATGAGTGTGTGGAGTTAGCGAAGTTTACGCTTAAGGCGTTTAAGGATTTGGTGTTAAGTAATCCTCAGTATGTGGAGTTGATAAAGGGGGACATTTACAAGGTGGTAACGAATTATTTGGGAACGGTGGATGAGGCTGGGAAGGTAACCTATTATGATGGTACACAGGTGTTTGTGGACACGAAGGGTAATGAGATAGGTAGGTTTAGTGGTAAGGAGTATTTGGAGTGGATAGCAGAGAGGACGTTGCCGTGGAGTTATCAGAAGGCACCGTACATTAAGAAGTTAGGTTGGAAGGGGATAGTGGATGGAGAGGGAACGAGTTTATACAGTGTGGGGCCGCTAGCGAGGTTTAACGTGGGGAATGGATTTGACACACCTGGTGCGCAGGAGGCGTATGAGGAGATGGTAGAGTTTTTTGGAGGGAAGCCTGTGCATAACATACTGGGTTATCACTGGGCGAGGGCGATAGAGTTGTTGCATTGTGCGGAGAAGGTGAAGGAGCTTGCGTCAGACGAGAGTATCACAGCTCCTGATGTGAGGCAGGAGTTAGGTGAGGCATTAGGAGAGGGAGTAGGGATTGTTGAGGCAGCGAGAGGAACGCTTATCCATCATTACAAGACAGACAGTAAGGGTATAGTAACTGACGCAAACATCATAGTTGCGACCACCCACAACAAAGGGCCTATGAATATAGCGATCAAGAGGGCGGCAGAGAATTTTATCAAGGAAGGAAAGGTAGATGAGGGAATTTTGAACCTGGTAGAGATAGCTTACAGGCCCTATGACCTTTGTTTTGCCTGTTCTACTCACACCTTACCTGGGAAGTTGCCTGTGCAGATAGACATCTACACCAAGGACGGAGAGCTGGTAAAAAGTTTGAGAAACTTTAAATAA
- a CDS encoding hydrogenase maturation protease, producing MQKKAIVIGIGNPNFKDDGVGYKIVEQLEGLVDTVCLLNTDLKVIDVMLGYDVAVIVDGVKVGVEPGTIVEIDPFKTFDKVYASGTHSLTVFEVIRIGYQVFQEEMPKEIKIIGVEVEDIDTLDRDCSPKVKAAIPKVVEIIKEYLGLI from the coding sequence ATGCAGAAAAAGGCCATAGTTATAGGAATAGGCAACCCTAACTTTAAAGACGATGGGGTTGGGTATAAGATAGTAGAACAGCTGGAAGGTTTGGTAGATACTGTTTGTTTGCTTAACACTGACTTAAAGGTAATAGATGTGATGTTGGGGTATGACGTTGCTGTCATAGTTGATGGGGTAAAGGTAGGGGTTGAACCTGGGACGATAGTCGAGATTGACCCGTTTAAAACCTTTGATAAGGTTTATGCCAGCGGTACTCATAGTCTTACGGTTTTTGAGGTAATAAGGATTGGTTATCAAGTTTTTCAAGAGGAAATGCCTAAGGAGATAAAGATCATCGGGGTAGAGGTAGAAGATATAGATACTTTGGATAGAGATTGTAGCCCTAAGGTTAAGGCAGCCATTCCTAAGGTAGTAGAGATTATCAAAGAATATTTAGGACTAATTTAG
- a CDS encoding inorganic phosphate transporter, with translation MIEIAIIASLLIAFGIGSNDASNALGISIGAGIIRFKRAVLLFGVLVFLGVLLNGDKVMKTVGKSLVETTPLSLSLSLLLSALLILFSNWRKLPLSTHQVIIGSLIGSGLALKLSVNVFSLIKIVVSWLVSPIIACLVSFFLYKLVIRVTSRLPFFRIENLLKMFLLISSSLISYNTGANELATVLGPVMYTGLSLNKIFLYFIASTLIFLGAVLLSHRVIETVGKGITSLDPLSGFVAQFGAGLCIFSFTLLGMPISTTYCIIGGITGVGLTKGFKTIKLDLIKKIGINWVFTLTTSVTLAFLLTKLVLNIL, from the coding sequence ATGATAGAGATTGCCATCATAGCCAGCCTTTTGATTGCCTTTGGTATAGGTTCAAACGACGCTTCAAACGCTCTTGGTATCTCGATCGGAGCAGGAATAATCCGGTTTAAACGGGCTGTGCTTCTTTTTGGAGTGCTGGTTTTTCTTGGAGTCTTACTTAACGGAGATAAGGTGATGAAAACCGTAGGTAAATCCCTTGTAGAAACCACCCCCCTTAGTTTAAGCCTCTCGCTGCTGTTATCGGCATTGTTGATACTTTTTTCCAACTGGAGAAAACTTCCTCTATCTACCCATCAGGTTATCATAGGAAGCCTTATCGGTAGTGGTTTGGCTCTAAAACTCAGTGTTAATGTTTTTTCTTTAATAAAGATAGTGGTTTCCTGGCTGGTCTCACCTATAATAGCCTGTTTAGTAAGCTTTTTTCTATACAAACTGGTGATCAGGGTTACTTCCAGGTTGCCTTTTTTTAGGATAGAAAACCTTTTAAAGATGTTCTTATTAATAAGTTCTTCCCTCATCTCTTATAATACCGGAGCTAATGAATTGGCAACAGTCCTTGGACCGGTGATGTATACAGGATTAAGCTTAAATAAAATATTCCTCTATTTTATCGCCTCAACCCTTATCTTTCTGGGAGCTGTTTTACTTAGCCACAGGGTGATAGAAACCGTAGGAAAAGGCATTACCTCTTTGGATCCACTTTCAGGTTTTGTAGCTCAGTTTGGGGCAGGATTATGTATTTTTTCTTTTACTTTATTAGGGATGCCTATCTCAACCACCTATTGCATCATAGGTGGGATAACTGGTGTTGGCCTCACCAAAGGATTTAAAACCATCAAATTAGACCTGATCAAAAAAATAGGTATCAACTGGGTGTTTACACTTACGACTTCAGTAACCCTTGCGTTTCTGTTGACTAAATTAGTCCTAAATATTCTTTGA